The DNA window CCGGTCGCCGCGGTCAGGTGGCTGAGCGTCGTGGCGTGGTAGCCGTGCTCGACGAACTGCTCCTTGATCGTCGCGAGCGCGCGCTGCGGGTCGAACTCGCGGGGCCTCCCGCGCGGCCGTTCCGTCACGCTCACGCCGACGACATTACCTGACCGCGTGGTCAAGAAATAGCCGGCGTGCGGTACGTCACAGTTACGCCCGGTTCTGAACCGGGCACCCCGTACACGCTCGCGATGAGGGAGACTTGGGCCTGTGCGCGACATCGTGATCCTCGGGTCGACCGGGTCCATCGGGACCCAGGCCGTCGACGTCGTACGCGCGCGCCCCGACCGGTTCCGCGTCGTCGGCATCGCCGCCGGCGGCGGGAACGTCGAACAGCTCGCCGAGCAGGCGCTCCAGCTGAACGTCGAGACGGTTGCCGTCGCGAAGGCGACCGTCGTGCAGGACCTGCAGCTCGCGTTCTACGCCGAGGCGCAGAGGCGCGGGTACGCCCAGGGCCAGTTCCGCATCCCCAAGATCCTCGCCGGCCCCGACGCCGCGGCCGAGCTCGCGACCGCGCCGGCGGACGTCGTGCTGAACGGCATGACCGGCTCCGTCGGCCTCGCTCCCACGCTCGCCGCCCTCGGCGCCGGACGCATGCTCGCCCTCGCCAACAAGGAGTCGCTGATCGCCGGCGGCCCGCTGGTGAAGAAGGCGGCGAAACCGGGACAGATCGTCCCCGTCGACTCCGAGCACACCGCGCTCGCGCAGTGCCTGCGCTCCGGCCAGGAGCACGAGGTCGCCAAGCTCATCGTCACCGCAAGCGGCGGCCCGTTCCGCGGCCGCGAGCGCGCGGAGCTCACCGCGGTCACGCCCGAGCAGGCGATGGCA is part of the Tenggerimyces flavus genome and encodes:
- the dxr gene encoding 1-deoxy-D-xylulose-5-phosphate reductoisomerase: MRDIVILGSTGSIGTQAVDVVRARPDRFRVVGIAAGGGNVEQLAEQALQLNVETVAVAKATVVQDLQLAFYAEAQRRGYAQGQFRIPKILAGPDAAAELATAPADVVLNGMTGSVGLAPTLAALGAGRMLALANKESLIAGGPLVKKAAKPGQIVPVDSEHTALAQCLRSGQEHEVAKLIVTASGGPFRGRERAELTAVTPEQAMAHPTWNMGPDITINSATLVNKGLEVIEAHLLFDVPYDRIEVVVHPQSVIHSMVEFVDGSTIAQASPPDMKLPISIALGWPDRVPGAATACDWTQASSWTFEPLDNEAFPSVRLAREAGERGGTAPAVYNAANEECVAAFQNGNLPFLGIVDTVAQVLTEHESMSGDDLTLEQVLAAEAWARARTNELMKSFSSERRTGG